One segment of Pontibacter akesuensis DNA contains the following:
- the rplI gene encoding 50S ribosomal protein L9, with the protein MEVILKDDVKNLGYKNDIVEVKPGYGRNYLIPQGLAVIADKSSRKVVAENIRQAAHKAEKFKNDAQELANSIGDITLELPAKVGETGKIFGSVTTLQLSDALKAKGFDVDRKRISFDQDVKTAGEYTATLNLHKEVKHQVRFNVVAE; encoded by the coding sequence ATGGAAGTAATACTTAAAGACGACGTAAAGAACCTTGGCTACAAAAACGATATCGTTGAAGTAAAGCCTGGTTATGGCCGTAACTACCTGATCCCACAGGGGCTGGCAGTTATCGCTGACAAATCAAGCAGAAAAGTAGTAGCTGAAAACATCCGCCAGGCTGCACACAAAGCTGAGAAATTCAAGAATGACGCCCAGGAGCTGGCTAACAGCATCGGCGACATCACGCTTGAGCTTCCTGCAAAAGTGGGCGAGACCGGAAAGATCTTCGGTTCTGTAACTACGCTTCAGCTTTCTGATGCCCTGAAGGCAAAAGGATTTGATGTAGACCGCAAGCGTATCTCTTTCGACCAGGACGTGAAAACTGCTGGCGAATACACCGCAACACTTAACCTGCACAAGGAAGTGAAGCACCAGGTACGTTTCAATGTAGTGGCTGAATAA
- the rpsR gene encoding 30S ribosomal protein S18 has translation MSLVNERVHKQENRQKYCRFKKSGIKYIDYKDGNFLLKFVNEQGKILPRRLTGTSLKFQRKVAQAVARARHLAILPYVTDSLK, from the coding sequence ATGAGCTTAGTTAACGAAAGAGTACACAAACAAGAAAACCGTCAGAAATACTGCCGTTTCAAGAAAAGCGGAATTAAGTATATCGACTACAAAGATGGTAACTTCCTGCTGAAGTTCGTGAACGAGCAGGGCAAGATCCTTCCAAGGAGATTAACAGGCACTAGCCTGAAGTTCCAGCGCAAAGTGGCCCAGGCGGTTGCCAGAGCAAGACACCTTGCGATTTTACCTTATGTTACGGATTCTTTAAAATAA
- the rpsF gene encoding 30S ribosomal protein S6: MELRNYETVFILTPLLNEAQMQETVEKFREVLKENGAEIIHEENWGLRKLAYPIQKKSTGFYHLVEYKAPTTVVDQLELAYRRDEKVVRFLTTALDKHAVAYNERRRNGEFKSQAKKEEVKG, from the coding sequence ATGGAATTGAGAAATTACGAAACTGTCTTCATCCTGACTCCTCTGTTGAACGAGGCGCAGATGCAAGAAACGGTCGAGAAGTTCAGAGAGGTGCTTAAGGAAAATGGCGCCGAAATCATTCACGAAGAAAACTGGGGTCTTCGTAAACTGGCTTACCCAATCCAGAAAAAGTCAACTGGTTTTTATCACCTTGTAGAGTATAAAGCTCCTACAACCGTTGTTGATCAGCTTGAGCTGGCTTATCGCCGTGATGAAAAAGTAGTACGTTTCCTTACTACTGCCCTTGATAAGCACGCTGTGGCTTACAATGAGCGTAGAAGAAACGGCGAGTTCAAATCACAAGCTAAAAAAGAGGAGGTTAAAGGATAA
- a CDS encoding cytochrome c3 family protein, protein MSSCILKSKSKIFFAFLFATMLSFGAYAQGESEQAEVATKGVEPGSTEGATVGGGADPAVIDAGAALFKNNCVVCHSAGTDVIVGPGLQGITERRSTPWLIKWIKNSQALVAAGDPEAVAVYNEYKKQAMPSFNFSDDEIKSILAYIEAGPASDVAASVPTTVGAEEGGPGNIGTDALGSIGSYLDIVLVVLIIVLIVLVVTLLLITSLLKNYLNKNRKLNEYDDEVVNQRFDFSKVYKSKAVRGLVTLIFVVVLLDLAWGTAMGIGIQQGYEPTQPIAFSHKLHAGEHQINCNYCHTTVYKSKSASIPSANICMNCHSQIQTESPEIQKIYRAIERNRPIEWVRVHNLPDLAYFNHSQHTQVGGIECQTCHGPIQEMDVVYQYSPLTMGWCIDCHRETPLNTEGNEYYDNLVELHEQSSQGAFTVSSNGGTECSKCHY, encoded by the coding sequence ATGAGTAGCTGTATACTTAAATCTAAATCTAAAATTTTCTTCGCCTTCTTGTTTGCGACGATGCTTTCGTTTGGTGCTTATGCCCAAGGGGAAAGCGAGCAGGCGGAAGTGGCGACAAAAGGGGTAGAGCCTGGTTCAACTGAAGGTGCGACAGTAGGTGGTGGCGCTGATCCCGCAGTGATTGATGCAGGTGCTGCATTGTTCAAGAACAACTGTGTGGTTTGTCACTCTGCCGGAACTGACGTGATTGTGGGCCCTGGCCTGCAAGGTATTACTGAAAGACGCAGCACGCCTTGGTTGATCAAGTGGATCAAGAACTCACAGGCGCTGGTTGCGGCTGGTGATCCAGAGGCTGTGGCTGTCTACAATGAGTATAAGAAGCAGGCGATGCCTTCTTTCAACTTCTCAGACGATGAGATAAAGTCTATCCTGGCTTACATCGAGGCAGGTCCTGCATCTGACGTGGCGGCTTCGGTTCCTACTACGGTAGGTGCGGAAGAGGGTGGCCCGGGTAACATTGGTACAGATGCCCTTGGTTCTATAGGAAGCTACCTGGATATTGTGCTGGTCGTGTTGATCATTGTGTTGATTGTACTGGTAGTGACCTTGTTGCTGATTACTTCACTCCTGAAGAACTACCTGAACAAGAACCGCAAGCTGAACGAGTATGACGACGAGGTAGTTAACCAGCGCTTCGACTTTTCTAAAGTATATAAATCAAAAGCTGTTCGCGGGTTGGTGACGCTCATCTTTGTGGTGGTGCTGCTTGATCTGGCCTGGGGTACTGCCATGGGTATAGGCATACAGCAGGGCTATGAGCCAACTCAGCCGATTGCCTTCTCGCACAAACTCCACGCTGGTGAGCATCAGATTAACTGTAACTACTGCCACACCACTGTTTACAAGAGTAAGAGTGCCAGCATTCCTTCTGCCAACATCTGTATGAACTGCCACAGCCAGATTCAAACAGAGTCTCCTGAGATTCAGAAAATATACCGTGCCATTGAGCGCAACAGGCCAATTGAGTGGGTGCGTGTACACAACCTGCCCGACCTGGCATACTTCAACCACTCCCAGCACACGCAGGTGGGTGGCATTGAGTGCCAGACCTGCCACGGTCCGATCCAGGAAATGGATGTGGTGTACCAATACTCTCCTTTAACTATGGGCTGGTGTATTGATTGCCACCGCGAAACGCCTCTTAACACAGAGGGTAACGAGTATTATGACAATCTTGTGGAGCTGCACGAGCAGTCATCACAGGGAGCTTTCACAGTGTCATCAAACGGTGGTACAGAGTGCTCTAAGTGTCACTATTAA
- a CDS encoding TAT-variant-translocated molybdopterin oxidoreductase — MQDRIKYWKGIEELENTPEFAKNAHNEFPEFLPVNEANGEGGAGKTQRRDFLKLLGFSMAAVSLASCEAPVRKAIPYLNKPVDVEPGVANWYASTYYQNGDYNSILVKTREGRPIKIEPNPMSFLTPYGTSPRAQASLLGLYDENRLRFPLIKGEEAKWDDVDRQIRARLANVNGKVAFVSSTIISPTTQKLINEFGVRFGNFEHVMYDANSASGLLQANGGVIPGYDFSKANVIVGINADFLGTWLAPVPFAKQYIQNRKVDADNPTMSRHYQFETIFSLTGANADVRMPIKPSEEAALVTALYRGITGQGSASGAVAESKILAAAVKELQANRGKALVVAGSNDPAIQSMVAAINSALGAAGTTINTEAPFYVKRGNDANMIRLINEMNAGTVGAVFFAEANPAYNHPLAAKLVSGLKKVDLRVSFADKVDETAALVEFVTPDNHYLESWNDFEARRGYLSLAQPAISPIFTTRQMQDSLLAWSGQNTNYYEYLRNNWRSVATGGDFNQFWDKTVHDGVFEGGVSMLNIAASAPAAASATPINIASGAVEAVVYESVNIGTGELVGNPWLQELPDPISKATWGNYVAMPRKMAVEMQVEQGDVIKVTFANGESIELPALMQPGQANGTVGIALGYGRDLKSSPVANGLGANAYPITTVSGNTVLYAGTVKLEKTDAHSPIAQTQTHHTVMDRLVVQANTLANYKANPKEVTEYIRIATHEGAAKPATISLWDDYEYKNHHWGMVIDLNSCIGCGACTMSCNVENNIPVVGKAEVLNRREMHWMRIDRYYSSVEHEEKDYATMEDPAENPSVVFQPMLCQHCNHAPCETVCPVAATMHSSEGINQMVYNRCVGTRYCANNCPYKVRRFNWFAYANNDKFDVNQPMNNDLGKMVLNPDVTVRSRGVMEKCSFCVQRVQLGKLEAKRENRRPKDGEIVTACAQSCPTEAIVFGDMLDPESRVSKILARQQGERAFHVLEELNTQPNVTYLTKIRNLA; from the coding sequence ATGCAAGACAGAATAAAATACTGGAAAGGAATTGAGGAGCTGGAAAACACTCCTGAGTTCGCGAAGAATGCTCATAACGAGTTTCCAGAATTCCTGCCGGTTAATGAAGCGAATGGAGAGGGTGGCGCGGGGAAAACGCAGCGCCGTGACTTCCTGAAGCTTCTGGGCTTTAGTATGGCTGCCGTGTCGCTGGCTTCTTGTGAGGCTCCGGTGCGCAAGGCTATACCTTACCTGAACAAGCCTGTTGATGTAGAGCCTGGAGTAGCCAACTGGTATGCTTCTACCTACTACCAGAACGGTGACTACAACAGTATTCTTGTAAAAACACGCGAGGGACGTCCGATTAAGATCGAGCCAAACCCTATGTCGTTCCTGACGCCTTACGGCACAAGCCCGAGAGCACAGGCTTCCCTGCTGGGCCTCTACGACGAAAACAGATTGCGCTTCCCGCTTATCAAGGGCGAAGAGGCGAAGTGGGATGATGTAGACAGACAAATTAGAGCCCGCTTAGCCAATGTAAACGGCAAAGTAGCTTTTGTTTCTTCTACCATCATCAGTCCAACTACACAAAAGCTGATCAACGAGTTTGGGGTGCGCTTCGGAAACTTCGAGCACGTGATGTATGATGCCAACTCTGCCTCTGGTTTACTGCAGGCAAACGGTGGTGTCATTCCTGGCTACGACTTCAGCAAAGCAAATGTGATTGTTGGCATCAACGCTGACTTCCTGGGTACCTGGTTAGCGCCAGTGCCGTTTGCGAAACAGTATATCCAAAACAGAAAAGTAGATGCTGATAATCCGACGATGTCGCGTCATTATCAGTTCGAAACCATATTCTCGCTAACAGGTGCCAACGCCGATGTGCGCATGCCGATTAAGCCTTCAGAGGAGGCTGCTTTGGTAACGGCACTGTACAGAGGCATTACCGGACAAGGCAGTGCATCAGGTGCTGTAGCGGAGTCTAAGATATTGGCTGCGGCTGTTAAAGAACTGCAGGCGAACAGGGGCAAAGCCCTTGTGGTGGCAGGCTCTAACGACCCGGCAATCCAGTCAATGGTGGCAGCGATCAACAGCGCCCTGGGTGCTGCGGGTACTACCATCAATACAGAGGCGCCATTCTATGTGAAGCGTGGAAATGACGCGAACATGATCCGCCTGATAAACGAAATGAACGCGGGCACAGTAGGAGCGGTATTCTTCGCAGAGGCTAACCCAGCCTACAACCACCCACTTGCTGCCAAGCTTGTGAGCGGACTGAAGAAGGTAGACCTTCGGGTTTCTTTTGCTGACAAAGTAGATGAGACAGCGGCCCTTGTTGAATTCGTAACGCCAGACAACCACTACCTGGAGTCATGGAACGACTTTGAAGCGAGAAGAGGCTACCTAAGCTTGGCACAGCCGGCTATTAGCCCAATATTTACTACACGCCAAATGCAGGACAGCTTGCTAGCCTGGAGCGGTCAGAACACGAACTATTACGAATACCTGCGTAACAACTGGAGATCAGTAGCCACAGGCGGTGATTTCAACCAGTTCTGGGACAAGACGGTGCATGACGGCGTATTCGAAGGTGGTGTAAGTATGTTGAATATAGCAGCTTCTGCTCCGGCAGCGGCCTCTGCTACGCCAATCAATATTGCTTCCGGTGCTGTAGAGGCAGTTGTTTACGAGTCTGTTAACATCGGTACCGGCGAATTAGTAGGCAATCCATGGTTACAGGAACTTCCTGATCCAATCTCTAAAGCAACATGGGGTAACTATGTCGCCATGCCACGTAAGATGGCTGTGGAGATGCAAGTAGAGCAGGGCGATGTGATTAAGGTGACGTTTGCTAACGGAGAAAGCATTGAACTTCCGGCGCTGATGCAGCCAGGTCAGGCAAATGGAACAGTGGGCATAGCTTTGGGTTATGGTCGTGATCTGAAGAGCAGCCCGGTAGCAAATGGCTTAGGTGCAAATGCTTACCCAATCACAACGGTATCCGGAAACACAGTATTGTATGCCGGTACGGTAAAGCTCGAAAAAACAGACGCACACTCGCCAATTGCGCAAACGCAGACGCATCACACGGTTATGGATCGTTTGGTAGTGCAGGCGAACACACTGGCCAACTATAAGGCAAATCCAAAAGAAGTTACAGAGTATATCCGTATTGCCACGCACGAAGGAGCTGCCAAGCCGGCAACCATCTCTTTGTGGGATGATTATGAGTACAAGAACCACCACTGGGGTATGGTTATCGACCTTAACTCCTGTATTGGTTGCGGTGCTTGTACCATGAGCTGTAACGTGGAGAACAACATACCTGTAGTAGGTAAGGCAGAAGTGCTGAACCGACGCGAAATGCACTGGATGCGTATCGACAGGTACTATAGCTCGGTTGAGCACGAGGAGAAGGATTACGCCACGATGGAGGATCCTGCTGAAAACCCATCGGTTGTATTCCAGCCAATGCTTTGTCAGCACTGTAACCACGCACCATGCGAGACAGTGTGTCCGGTAGCCGCTACCATGCACAGCTCGGAGGGTATCAACCAGATGGTTTACAATCGTTGCGTTGGTACACGCTACTGCGCTAACAACTGTCCATATAAGGTGCGTCGCTTTAACTGGTTTGCTTATGCGAACAACGACAAGTTCGATGTAAACCAGCCAATGAACAACGACTTGGGCAAGATGGTGTTGAACCCAGATGTAACCGTTCGTTCGCGTGGTGTGATGGAGAAATGCTCCTTCTGTGTGCAGCGTGTGCAGCTAGGCAAACTGGAGGCTAAGCGTGAGAATAGAAGACCAAAGGACGGAGAAATCGTAACGGCCTGTGCTCAGTCTTGCCCTACAGAGGCAATTGTATTCGGAGATATGTTAGATCCGGAAAGCCGCGTATCAAAGATTCTGGCCCGTCAGCAGGGAGAGCGTGCTTTCCACGTGCTGGAGGAATTGAACACGCAGCCAAACGTAACATACCTGACAAAAATTAGAAACTTAGCTTAA